cacacacacacacacacacacacacacacacacacaggtaaagttcatctctctctctctctctctctctctctgagtgagGGTATGGGCTGAACCATTGCACAAGTAAAACCTGCTCATCAGCTCCTTGAAGTGTAGACGATGTTCCTCAGTCATGGACAAGAACCTTTTACACCTGAGGAACATCTACATGGAGGTTCGTTCTTCTTTTACACCGCTGATGTCCTCAGGTCTTATACACTCACCTGTACATCAGTGTATATGCACACTGaggttatacacacacacacacacacacacacatacacacacacacacacacacacggagtaTGGTTGAgggtttaattatttaattatcttAAGTATttagagtgtgagagagaaacaaagcCCTGCTGTAAAGAGGATAAATAGAGTTTAAACCCCGGATAAAGCCTGAAGTGCTGATTTAGCTTTTTAACGCCAGCtgtttccccacacacacacacacacacacacacacacacacacagctttcctTCCACAGAACACTATTATTGTGTCCCAGAAGGATTTTTACGAAGCAAAAACATCAAATTCTGACATTAAATTTAGCAAAGAATCCAAAAGCAGCCGCTCGCGCGTCTCCTCAGGTTAACAAACAATTAATACAGATGGAAAGcgattaaaaaaacacattatacacacttacCGCGTTATCacccgagtgtgtgtgtgtgtgtgtgtgtgaaagtgtgtgtgatgagctCGAAGTTAAAAGCTTCCACCCGCACGAGCACACCGGAAGTGAGGTACCTTGTTGTGGCCACAAAAAGTACTCGTGGAAACAGAAAAaccagtcaccatggctgcgtCATGACGTCATCACGCCCGTTCAAAAAGGCAAACGCGTCcgatggttttattttttatttatttatttttttactatattttattaaattatgttttttgcGGAGGGAAAATGCCGTTtgaaagtgaaaatgaaaaaaaaacttttcacttCTTTTAGGGGAACAAAATGGCGGCGATTTGGGGGGGGGAATGGAAGGCGGGGGGGGCAATAATTATCTCAgagaaaagaataaatgttttagagaatatttttaattaagaaaaaacattaatttagcAACTTTTAAAAGTTgttacattaattaaattaaagttgTTAAGTTCCCTCGATGAGATGTGTAGAAATTGTGTAGAAATTGTGTAGAAATTGTGTAATCATCCGAAACCTTTTATTGCATTGATCTTTAAagagtgtataaagtgtgtttcACAAACACCAAAAAATTTCCCATTGTTTTCTTCCTTACACTTAAAACATCTGAGATTAACATGAGGTTTCTGAGGATCCTCATAGTTTCCTCATTGTTCTTCAGGGCTTGTCGTCTCCTCACTACAGTTTTGCTCTTTAGATTTaggtgagaatgtgtgtgtacacaatgCCAACAGAAAATTGTTTATCCCGGATTCTGGGATAAACAGGAAAACCCTCTCTCTAAATATGACTTATTTAGACTCTTTTTTCATagtcaaacacaaacacctttATACTGTGGATTCCTCCAGAGGAGTTGAAGCAGTCATAACCCACGCTAACATCAGTGGTGAACAGAAAAGACGTAAAGAAATgagttactgtacataagtcGCTTTTCCACGTATCCTTTCGGGaaatttttactgtaacttcactacatttcaaagtcaaatattttactacaTGTTGTGCAATCAGTCGAAActcgcagcgagtcaccaatcaggatcgagctcacgctctgttttacacgtgtccTGATCGACGCTCTGTatctacagttcagcatcagttcaacatcaagcagaacatttagagaggaataaatgatgagaaactccagactcgaacacacaacacacgtgacctccaCCGTTTTATTAAAGTAGTAAAAAGAAacttttgtgttcatgatcattataatagaaatcaatcagtattAAAGATTAAGTGTTTGAAGTGTTCAGAAATCAGCCTtacttattataataataataataataataataatgatcatgataatagtaataataacagtaataataacaatgataataataataataataatgataataatgttaataataataataataataatgataataataataataataataatgataataatgatgatgataataataataataataataatgataataatgttaataataataataataataataatgataataataataataataatgatgataataataataataataatcataataataatgttaataataataataataatgataataatgataataatgatgatgataatgataaaaataaataaaaataataataatgataataatgatgataataatgatgatgataatgataaaaataaaaataataataataataatgataatacatGGTAATATATCaagagacaaataaaatgtgtttcatATCCATATTATCAGATGATTTGCTCCTGCAGATGTGCAGGATTTTAAACAGATAATCTTTAAAAAAGGAAGTGCAGGATTAGCGTCACCACTTGTGTGCTGTATCCACATGTCTCTCTGCTGTTTACTCTACACtcctaaaaataaacaagaggTCAAGAAGAACCAAAGAAGAGCTTTCACAGCAATTCTGTAGAAGAACCTATCAAACAAAGAGCCATTTTTTCTTACTGCTATAAGAAATCATTTTCCACTATAAAGCATATTGTGAGTGATGGAAAGGTTCCACTCATGTCATTAGTCCTTAAAACTAAACACCTTGACAAAGAACTATTTGTAAATACCCAAAAAGGGAAACAGCATATACACTGTTTTCTACACTGTAGTATGATTTTAATAGGAACCAGTAAACTGCTGTCACACGTTTCTATTTTCTTACAGCATTGTGTTTCAGTGCCGCCAGCAATTGAAAGAGATCAGGGTGTAATATTTACACGTTTAGGTGAGGTTCATTCCCCTCTCACGTCCCTCCATCAATCCTCGCTCGCTGATGTTACACTCGGCGTGACCCATATGATCAAATACGACCTCAAATATACTGTGCAaacagagcaaacacacacacacacacacacacacacacacacacacacacacacacacacacacacacacacacacacagctagagTGTGTTAATTCTTATAAAGTTCCAGAAAAATCGaatgtaaacagtaaaatggtaaagtgtgtgtgaaagtgtgtaggtgtgtacaCAATAAAACCTGGAGCAGCTTTAAGGTAAAAGGATAACGCTGATCAAACACTGAGATCAAACACCGTCTACATCAAATACACCTTCATTAATAacctgcacatttttatttccatttccatccattcatccactcatctataatatatggacaaaagttttgtaGACACAAACTAAGATTAATATGAGCTTCTtcttgaacattccattccacatttgctgttataataagctccactcttctgggaagatgttccaaaagATATTGGAGTATACTTTATTAAAGTCTggtagtgatgttggtgagaaggtgaggagtcctggggtgcagtcagagttcttaTTATCCAGGAGATCTTACAccaaatccaacccatggaaagcagatcttcatggttctggctttgtgcacagggacatcatcatgctggaactggtttgggtctcctagttcaagcgaagggaaaatttcatggcaCAGCatccaaaataaaatgtctaataCAATTGTtggtttggtgaagaaccacatatgggtggaaaagtcaggtgtcccaatatctttaaacacacactgttcgTATTAAACagaagtaagtacacccctgtGTGATATGGCTTTAATAGTAAATATTTACGGTTGTCTTAGAAAGTGCGATAATTctacgtttgtgtgtgtggtatattaAGCTCATACTCATTCACCTCATCCTGCAGGACACCAGAGCTGCACAAATGTTCTTCAGAGTCATCTGATCCTCAGCTGCTGTGTGCTGGAGGGAAGAAGTTTCTCCACCTTCTCTGTAAAACACCCCAAACGCATCAACATCAGGTCAGACCACATTCTAGACCAGACTCCTCTTTTTGTTTGTTCCCTCTTTAGAAATTGTTGCGAGCGGTTGTCATCTTTATCTAGCACAAATGTTCCTCTTCTGCTTAACTTGTTCTGTAGCAACGTTTCAATTATAACATGCCAAAGATCAAGACGACGAGATTCTTACTACACTTTTGGGCCGAAACTATTTGGACACCCGTTACgttgttcttccccaaactgtgaGAACAAAATTGGAGACTTGGagaccttcacttgaactacgagacccaaacctgctccagcatgacaatgtcgctgtgcacaaagccagctccatgaagatctgctttacatgggttggaagatgtggaaggtccacacacttttgtccatacagtgtgtgtataaatatgaattTCCTACTCAGTGATTGAGTGAAACAGACTTTacagcacttttgtacgtcccTCTGGAAAAGGGAATCCAGACAATATCTTTCACACCGTCTGAGCGTCTACAGGAACTCTGATTCCCCAGATAAACCCTGTGTCCTGATTCAGACGCGCTTACAGTATGTTTCTCAGACGCAGGTCTCAGGTGATTTCTCTTCTGGAGCATTGAGTTTCTGCTCTGGGGTGTTAACCTTCAGTATCTTCTTTCGAAAGTATTTGGTTTTGCTTGAGAAAATAGTCACCATGAAAACAATGAGATTATAGAGAACTCAAAGAATGAAATATCTAcattctatatataaatatgggtGTGTGAACAAATGTTGAGAAGATGTATTAGTGCAGGATGTGTGTAAGGATGTACAGATGATGTGTAGATATGAGGATAATctggaaaatacactgaattatatacagaataattacatcgaaaaatctaattaatcaGCAGCACTGAACCACAGAAGAGCGACGAGGATGGAGGATCTCAGTGGATTTTGTTATTAATGTTCTGAAATGCAGGATGTCTTCAGGTCCTCCATCCTCAGCGCTCTTCAGTATAACTGATCCCTGTAACGCAGCCACACCAGCCCTGTATGTAAACATCATTGATCAGGTGATCACACGCCTGCCAGATGGCAGAGaaagagctggaaaaggtgAGACTCCAAACTTTGTTGTTAATGttgcctggtgtgtgtgtgtgtgtgtgtgtgtgtgtgtgtgtgtgtgtgtgtgtgtgtgtgtgtttatatcaaacaCATCACAGTTTATGAAACATAAAACTGCAGATGAAGCACATCCAACACTAACAAATTTAAATGAACTGTAACCAAACAATCAACATCTAAAGGGGACGTTGTGGACATGTTTTGGTCTGTGGACCGAGCCGGCTTCAGATGTCGCTGTGTTTATCTCAGACCCTGCGACACTGCATGGTTTTCCTGTTTTACATTCCGAACAATTCAGACGTGTGTTAACTCGCATGCTAAGTGCAGTGGTGTTTCTCAATGATACGTGCTTTGGGGCATTTTACAGCTTTCCCAGTCATTACTCCACAATGCACAGTGGGTAACAGATCTGAAAACAAACATTTCCCAGGGACATGAAATTGATTAAACCTTAAACCAGGCCTAATTTTCCTGTGAAATAAATCAGACCGGTTGGTTTGGGTCACGTCTCAGTGTTATTACAGGGTTCAAAACTGCTCTGGTTTACTGAGATCCAAGAAATTATTTCAACAAACCAAACTGTGATTTAATCAAACTCAGACTCGAATAAAACACAATTCATTTACTGGAGAGCTGAAGTTAAGTAATTTTGTCTTCTTGGGCTAAAATAGCTGCATCTCTTTCAAATGAACCTCATACATTCAGTATATTATAAAGAACCTGATGCAGTAGgaaaagtgcacaaaaaaatatgaaatgaaataataaaataactggattgaggttattataagattTTATGCAGATTTTATCCTCATGAATGTTGTGTGACAGGACGAAATGAAGACGGAACCTGTTTCCCCCTGGTGGTCATTAAAGGCACTACAGCTACCCGGGCCTGGACCTGCTGTAACTCAGGGGGTAGAAGTTCACCACAAAACACTGGGAGCTCCAACCAACATACACCAACTCTCCTGGTGCTTCATCTCGAGATGAATAAAGAGAATATGCTCTTGTATAAGAAGACTGCAGAGTTCAAAATccaaaacgtgtgtgtgtgttttgtatctgttctgaatgtaccttaaattaaaaaCTTTGTGTTTAATACTCTAATAAACATGCGCATAaccaaatatggatgctttatgcaaatgtatgttaattattagtgaaactgaactcaatatagagcatgaagactgaatattcttgtaaatgttctaAAGTAATTacggtgttttaaatgatgcaaatcatcaggacaccaaacagaacttttgctgtttccacacggacggttttaattgccggatttgCGCAACATGGCGGAACTCGTTAATTTTCACAGACCGaacgtatataaatataaaagaaataatattatataatgtgcTAAAAGTCCAGTTGGATATTAAAACAGGATATTTATAAAAGTTTGTCAGTGGAGTTGATTTATACGAGAGAAAatgaccaaataaaataaataaatacaatgtaaaaaTGGTGTTGGTGCAGAGAGCAGATGAGAAATCATCAGAAAAGatagttttttttggaaaacattttattggtTCTTTTTTGCAGTGTGAAATAATCTGTAAAATGGTCTGAagttgcctgtgtgtgtgtgtgtgtgtgtgtgtgtgaatccaGTGAAGTCACAGTCCATGAGTGTGTcagacatcaaacatcaaagtGATAATGATGCACCATGTacatgtacgtgtgtgtgtgtgtgtgtatacaaataaagactaataataataataaaggagaGAAACAGTTAATGCAGACGTGCTGATTCTGCGTCTCTACTTGTAGAACTCGTGCTCCTGCTCATCCTTCTTGATGACCGTCTTGTAGGCTTTCTCAAAATCTTTGGCCAGGACGATGTAACGGTTTTCACGCACAGCGAGCATTCCAgcctgacaacacacacacacacacacacacacacacacagctgtagtGGTGCAGTTGTATGAAGCATATACACACGTCtctctcacacttacacacttacacacacacacacacacacacacacacacacgtgagacTGTAAAAGCAAGGTGTGTGAAGGCGTCTCTTACCTCCTGGCAGATGGAGTTAATATCAGCTCCAGAGACCTTGTCGGGACGGGCAACATCTAAACACACTGGTTAAGGagaacacgaacacacacacacacacacacacgcgtgtgcGCACACAGTAGATTTAACCCATAAACCCATAATTTCCACAAAGACGTCGGAGCGCCGGATGCGTTCATCAGTTTAATTctattaagaaaaagaaaaactgaggAGGAAACTCgagacagaaggaaagaagaaaaggaaagtgtTTAATAGCAATCAAGATCTatgggacagaaaaaaaaaagagaaggacagaaggaggaCAGGAAGCACagagttaaaaagaaagaatgaaagaagtgTTGATAATGATGGATCTcatacaataaagaaaaaagaaaattgaagagaggaagggaggagagagggaggaaaagaagaaagcagGGAATCTGCTCCTTAAATGAACAGAGGGGAAAAAGAACTGTGGAGGAACAGAAAGTAAAGGAgggaagaaggagaaataaagaaggaaatgaaagaggaatgaaagaaaaggaggaagaaattaaaactgattaaaaaaacagatgtcaGGAAGCGATCAATCTCCTCGACATCTCACCAAGTTCTCCGAGGTTCACGTGAGAAACTCCTGAGAAAAGGtcaactttgtgtgtgtgtgtgtgtgtgtgtgtgtgtgtgtgtgtgttaggcagGCGTTATAAATCAGGTGTGATGAGGATACAGTCCTCCAGGTCCACCTCCTCAGACAGGTTCATCTtgctggtgatggtggtgaagatgaGACGTTTCTGTCTGCGGTCTGGAAGAGGAAACTCGATCTTACGGTCCAGACGACCCGGACGCAGCAGAGCCGGATCCAGAGTGTCGGCCCTGTTAGTGGCCAtgatcacctacacacacacacacacacacacacacacacacacacacacacacacacacacacacacacacacacacacacacacacagtgtgaagGGTATATCTGATCAATGCCTGAAAACTATTGGTTGAACTGTAACAGGAATGAGCCAATCAGAATACATACTGAAGTCCAAACTCACCTTCACGTTGACGTTCTGGTCAAATCCGTCCATCTGGTTCAGGAGCTCCAGTAGGATCCTTTGCACCTCTCTGTCAGctggagaaagagggagagagggttATGATGGTTCTTAGTGAGTAAATGAGGAGATGAGAAGATAAAGGTGGTACCTCCAGTCTGGGCATCGAAGCGTTTGGTGGCGATGGCGTCGATCTCGTCGATGAAGATGATGGCAGGAGCGTTCTCTTTGGCCAATCGGAACACGTCTCTGACCATACGCGGTCCTTCACCCAGGTACTTCTGAACAAACTCAGAGCCCACGACACGAATAAACGCCGCtaacaaaaaacacaagaacaaaGATAAACACCTGTCCActtccacctgtctgtctgtctagccgAGCACCTACACCaccggtctgtctgtctgtctgtctgtctgtctagcacCTACACCACCGGTCTGTCTGTCCCTCACAGTCTTCTCCAGTTACCTCTGTGTGATTAATGTACCTGTGGTGTGATGAGCCACAGCTTTAGCCAGCATGGTTTTTCCACAGCCAGGTGGTCCATACATCAGAACTCCTCTTGGAGGGTCGATGCCGATCtgaagaaacaaacacacacacacacacacacacacacacacacacacacacacagctcaacaTAAAAGTTTCTCATCCAGATGATTTGAAGATCAGGGGGTAAAACACTGTATTTCCCCCAAATTCCTCACCTGCTTATAAAGCTCGAAGTGTGTGAGGGGCAGTTCCACAGCCTCCCGCACCTCCTGCTTCTGAATGTCCATCCCTCCGATATCAGCGTACATCACGTCTGGTTTCTGATCTgtcacatcaaacacacacacatgatttaacTTCTCAAATAAAAGGGAAGAATTTCTGCTACAGAAAGGTGTAAGGGGGGTTGAAggggcaggtttttttttatacctgagGTGAGCATCATGATGCTGCTGTCGGCCTCCGGGGGCAGAACGTCCACCAGAGCGTTGCTGTGTTTGTGAAGAGCCACTGAGGCATTGGGCTTCAGAAGCTCTCGATCGATAGTGCTCAGGATCCGCACATAATAATTtgaacctgcacacacacacacacacacacacacacacacacacacacacacacaaaattaacaACCACTGCGCACAATATAATCTAAGGTAGGCAAGGGATAAGGCCCCTAAGCTCCGCCCACCCACACCTGAGCACTAATATGAACTAATTACAGCACAGGTACTCAGATACGACTTGGAAACCCAGATGGCATGGAGGTGTCCTGAAGCTCGTACCTGTTGTGGAGCCCACGATTGCTGTGTTCTGATCCACGGCCTCCAGGAACTGTCCAATAACCAGCGGGATGCTTTGGATCCTCTTCACCTCTTCCTGAGCATGAAGGAACTCCTTCTTCAGGTTCTTCTGCTCATCTTTAATGTATTCCTCCTGCACCTCCAAAAACTCCAGCTCCTGCTGCAGCTTCTACAGAGACATCATCAAAAAACGTCAGGAATCTCCACACTAAATCAAACGAGTGTCAGGGTAAAGACCGAAAAACTGATACGGGAGTTTGTGACTTGAttacatacaacaataaaacaatacgtGGAAGAAAAACTGAAGAGATGaagaataaaacaacaaatcagcTAAAACAGGAAGTCGTTTAAcgtaaatatgaataaaaatcattaatttatattcatttattcccccCAAACTGTAAACGCATCATTCATGAGAATAATACGatcatttacaataataaacaaacctTATATCTGCTGTACAGATCTTCCAGATCCTCGGGCTCTGGGGCCAAAAAGGACAAACTGGTCTGAGGTCGTGAGCTCAACATGGCTGGAACAtcgtcctacacacacacacacacacacacacacacacacacacacgttattaaTAAGCTGTAAATCACATGATTATACATGATGagtgtttctatggtaacaggtGATTGACAGGGACGTAATAAGCGAATGCTTCACTGATGAATGATTATATGAGGTGTTTCACTccgggtttctgcaggtttaaCAGTCAaacttaaaactttttaaaacataaaatttcaCTTGTGAAGTTTAGACTTTTGAAGGAACCGAGGGTGAAGATGTTGAACACTgatgtaaggagtctccagtatcagagGTGAAGCTGTAACACCGTGTGGTTTCTCAGGAACATCACGATGCTGCTGATCTTTTATGAAATAGCAGAAGAAAGACGTGAAGGATGATGttgtataaaaggaataaaacggCAGGAAGGAAAATTCTTCCAGCTCCATCACACTGAGACTGAGACTGATCCATAGAGTGTTCTCTATCAGACaggtgcacacaggtgtacTACAACACTATTTGATAGCAATTATACAAATCCAGCTAAAACATGGCTGAATCCCAAACAGACACTCGCTCCCTACACACGCGCCCTACACATTAGCTTCTTTAAGAGCTCGACATCCAAACACAAAGCACACTGATCCCGTAGCTGAAATAAAAACGATTTCACTGAAGTATTAAAGGTGTCCAAAACCgaacaaaagaagaaatattACAGAATAAACCCCGACCTTGGTGGTGTTCATCTCCCCCTGAGACGAGACACAACACAGCGCTTACGGGACTCGGCTACACGGCTACACGGCTAAGCTACGCTACAGTACACAGCATGACGGAGCATTCCCGGGGCTTTGAATGAACCAGAACCGCGCTTGGGGGTTTTATCCGTCTCACAGTCCCACATCGGACCAGGACACGTCCACCAGAGTCCACCAGGGGCAAACCAGACACGTATTACCCCGGAGACACGGGTAAAAAGGGCCaataatgaggatgaggttttaCCTGCACTCTCTCCACCAACACTCCACCGTCCTCCATCTTGGATTTACGGAGGATCTGACGTCGAGTGACGTCACGCGCAGGGTCGCGCTAACAAGAGtcaaagttaataataataataataataataataataataataataataatgacaataataataacaattaatataccaatttataattattattaattaggcCCGTTAGGAGTCGCTGCGTCTCCATAGCACTCATAATGAATAGTACTTAATAATATCatattctattaataaaatcagAATTCTTTATTTATCCCATACggaaattgtttggttgcagttgctgacaataaaatatcaaagtaaagattaaaatgaagaaataaaaataagaaaatataaataaatacacaggtttttttacattaataaattacacaatATATGTACAGAAATATGGTATATATAAGTTTTCAATATGAAAAAATAGTACAATAAcaatacacagtgtatatacagatattATATGGATATGCAGAGGATAATCTAGGATATTCTATGAATTACACCTATGAACAATTATAATTGTAATGATTTTGTAATTGTATTGCTAAATGAATGCTAATTTGATAATGTTACTTAATTCTCAAATACATTTCAcatgtttttcttgtttatgtCTAACAAAAAAcgggggaaaaaatatatttatttcatccaAACAGTTACAATTGCTGTAGATCTGTCAAGGGCGTGCGTTGTAGCACTAACGCGCATGTGCAAAGCAAACCGTTGCCGAGTAAAGAGAATGTGAGCGTGTCGCCGCCTGCTGGTCAATACCTGTATTACATTATAATGAGGTTTTTGTCGTGTAAATAAGccacacttttattattattattattattattattattattattattagtggtagtagtagaCGCCATTCTTCACACCCAGTAGCTAATTTGGAATGTGGTTCTATGCCAGATTTTTGGTATATTGTGCTGCTGATCTGAACTATAGActgtaagacagacagacagacagacagacagcaggaTGGAGCAGCGCCccctctttatttatttatttatttatttatgatcttaTACATTTGCTCATGTGCTTTCCAGCCTACTGCTGCAATGCATCactccccccacccccacctctctctctctctctctctctctctctctctcgcgctctctctttttttccgtCAGTGCTGTATCCTTCCTTCACTCGCATCATGCCATCCCTCCTCCGTCCGGAGTTTTGGAAATGCGCACACTGGCCTCATTCGAGGAAGAAATAAGCGAATTGGAGAAAAAgccgaataataataataataataataataataataataattgcatctCCTGCATGAATGAATGAGCGGATATTTTGAGGAGATAAAGAGGAGCTGCAATACGGAGAGGAGAAGAATCCACATGCACAGTGTTCCAGGTAGGATGAAGCATGAAGCTTTGAAGctctgaagaacagaagaacacaatgcattttatattcattcagTTTTGTGCAGAAAAAAATCCATGCAATTTTGTTGAATGATTGAGATGTAGCCTTCACTCTACTAAACTCCATGCACCAGTGATGTGTGCTGTAGATCTCTTTCGACTTAATGAATGATTACTGATTGAAGGtgaaacatatttttttgtgtgaatcaTCCATGGTGCACCATATGACCATCTGGCATTGAGGATGACTGAAGCTGCAGAGGTGGACcactaaagaagaagaagaagaagaagaagatctgaACATATTCTCATTAAAAATTTAAGAACAGATCCACACATTTCCACACACTAGTGCATGCAGATTTGTGTCAGGTGAAAAGTGAATTCATGTAGGTCTCATCTTCTCATTGTGCATTCTCATAGAGCAATAATACTTCTAATAGAATAATAAGGACAGTCAGCACTTCACCGGAATGTATCAGTGAAACCAaagacacataaaaaaaacacaagtcatTCGATCCACTCTtccattttcagtcactgtgcAACCTCATCGTCATCTTCATCAACTCCATCTTCATCCTATACTCAGGTCATTTGCTCGTCATTTCCCAATCGCTCGTCTTCCATGCAGTGCTCTCATCACACACTTGCTCTTTCTACTGAACTTCACAAACCTCCAAAAAGTTTGTCTTCCATTACAAT
This sequence is a window from Silurus meridionalis isolate SWU-2019-XX chromosome 21, ASM1480568v1, whole genome shotgun sequence. Protein-coding genes within it:
- the psmc4 gene encoding 26S proteasome regulatory subunit 6B isoform X2 — encoded protein: MNTTKDDVPAMLSSRPQTSLSFLAPEPEDLEDLYSRYKKLQQELEFLEVQEEYIKDEQKNLKKEFLHAQEEVKRIQSIPLVIGQFLEAVDQNTAIVGSTTGSNYYVRILSTIDRELLKPNASVALHKHSNALVDVLPPEADSSIMMLTSDQKPDVMYADIGGMDIQKQEVREAVELPLTHFELYKQIGIDPPRGVLMYGPPGCGKTMLAKAVAHHTTAAFIRVVGSEFVQKYLGEGPRMVRDVFRLAKENAPAIIFIDEIDAIATKRFDAQTGADREVQRILLELLNQMDGFDQNVNVKVIMATNRADTLDPALLRPGRLDRKIEFPLPDRRQKRLIFTTITSKMNLSEEVDLEDYVARPDKVSGADINSICQEAGMLAVRENRYIVLAKDFEKAYKTVIKKDEQEHEFYK
- the psmc4 gene encoding 26S proteasome regulatory subunit 6B isoform X1, whose product is MEDGGVLVERVQDDVPAMLSSRPQTSLSFLAPEPEDLEDLYSRYKKLQQELEFLEVQEEYIKDEQKNLKKEFLHAQEEVKRIQSIPLVIGQFLEAVDQNTAIVGSTTGSNYYVRILSTIDRELLKPNASVALHKHSNALVDVLPPEADSSIMMLTSDQKPDVMYADIGGMDIQKQEVREAVELPLTHFELYKQIGIDPPRGVLMYGPPGCGKTMLAKAVAHHTTAAFIRVVGSEFVQKYLGEGPRMVRDVFRLAKENAPAIIFIDEIDAIATKRFDAQTGADREVQRILLELLNQMDGFDQNVNVKVIMATNRADTLDPALLRPGRLDRKIEFPLPDRRQKRLIFTTITSKMNLSEEVDLEDYVARPDKVSGADINSICQEAGMLAVRENRYIVLAKDFEKAYKTVIKKDEQEHEFYK